The Haloarcula laminariae genomic sequence TCGCCAGGTCGGCGTCGCCTCGTCGGGTCGCCCGCCCGAGGCCCGCACCAGAAACTGCCGGACGTCGGGCAGGACGTACAGCAGCGGCACCGAGAGGACGCCCCCGGCGAGTCCGAGGAGGCCGGTCATCGCCGCGATGATACCCGCCGACAGCATCAACAGGAGGAGGAAATAGATGAGGAGGCCGACGACGAAGAGAAGCCCGTCGAGCAGTTCCATGGGCTGCCATCGTCGGCGGTTCGTAAATAACCCGAGCCGCTGTCTGCCCCCTTCGGCACACATTTACCGCACGAGTCCCAACGCGGTTGTAATGAGCATCGAGACCGAGACTGTCACCGAAATCGATGACGACCACGTCGACCAGCTCGCGACCGAACTCGGCGAGAGCATCGCCCAGCTACCGGTGTACCAGGAGTACCGCCAGGCCAAGGCGAAAGTCGAGAACGACGCCGACGCCCAGCGAGCTATCGAGGAGTTCGAACAGCTCCGCGAGGAGTTCCAGATGGCGCGTCAGACCGGCCAGGCCACCCAGGAGGACCTCCGCAAGGTCCAGGAGGCCCAGGAGGAGCTCCACGACATCCCCTCGATGAGCGAGTACCTGGAGCTCCAGAACGAACTTGAACTCCGCCTCCAGGAGATAAACGAGCTCGTCTCCGCCCAGCTCGACGTGGACTTCGGCGAGACGGCCGGCGGCTGCTGTCAGGACTGAACCGCGACCCTTCTGCCGTTCTTTCGCACGGTCCGGAGCGACGGGAACCTGTCTGTCGCGCCGATAGCACCGCCTCGCCGGTAGCGACCGCTCGGTAGCGCCGACGGAGACTGG encodes the following:
- a CDS encoding YlbF family regulator, encoding MSIETETVTEIDDDHVDQLATELGESIAQLPVYQEYRQAKAKVENDADAQRAIEEFEQLREEFQMARQTGQATQEDLRKVQEAQEELHDIPSMSEYLELQNELELRLQEINELVSAQLDVDFGETAGGCCQD